The following coding sequences lie in one Fusobacterium simiae genomic window:
- the cbiT gene encoding precorrin-6Y C5,15-methyltransferase (decarboxylating) subunit CbiT yields MHIYDKEFTQTELPMTKQEIRAISIAKLMLKPNSILIDVGAGTGTIGIEAATYMSQGKVYAIEKEEKGLDTIKLNAEKFNLTNFELIHGKAPEAIPNIAYDRMFIGGSTGGIEEIINHFLTYAKDEAILVINCITLETQSKSLEILREKGFKDIEIVTVTVGRAKRVGPYTMMFGENPICIIKVIKRNK; encoded by the coding sequence ATGCACATATATGACAAAGAATTTACCCAAACAGAATTACCAATGACAAAGCAAGAAATAAGAGCAATCTCCATTGCTAAACTTATGTTGAAACCTAATTCAATTTTAATTGATGTAGGAGCTGGGACAGGAACAATAGGAATAGAGGCAGCAACTTATATGTCACAAGGGAAAGTTTATGCAATAGAAAAGGAAGAAAAAGGTTTAGATACAATAAAATTAAATGCAGAAAAATTTAATCTAACTAACTTTGAATTAATTCATGGAAAAGCACCTGAGGCTATACCCAATATAGCTTATGATAGAATGTTTATTGGTGGTTCAACTGGTGGAATAGAAGAAATTATAAACCATTTTTTAACTTATGCAAAAGATGAAGCTATACTTGTAATTAATTGCATTACTCTTGAAACACAATCTAAATCTTTAGAAATTTTAAGAGAAAAGGGTTTCAAAGATATAGAAATAGTAACAGTTACTGTTGGTAGAGCTAAAAGAGTTGGACCATATACTATGATGTTTGGAGAAAATCCTATTTGCATAATTAAAGTTATTAAAAGAAATAAATAA
- a CDS encoding NAD(P)-dependent oxidoreductase, which produces MGKNKVKILFLDRNAVGPYEIKDIFSKYGEYTELNLTNNDDIGAYLKDYDVVILNRIRLGKKEFEKAPYLKLVLLTGTGYNHIDLIAAKEHGVKVANVENYSTNSVSQLTMTLLLNELTKAEKLTQEVKKNKWLEISNRMDKYYHVDTEGKILGILGHGNIGKRVEQYAKSFGMEVMIAKIPGREYKDDLENRFSLDEVLEKCDIFSIHAPLTDLTRNLINLDRMKKMKKSAIILNLGRGPIINEDDLYYALKNNIIASAATDVMTTEPPQDNCKLLELENFTVTPHLAWKSLKSVERLFAAIENNLNLFLENKLVGLESK; this is translated from the coding sequence ATGGGAAAAAATAAAGTAAAAATATTATTTTTAGACAGAAATGCGGTAGGACCTTATGAAATAAAAGATATATTTTCTAAATATGGAGAATATACAGAACTTAATCTTACAAATAATGATGATATAGGAGCTTATTTAAAAGATTATGATGTAGTAATTTTAAATAGAATTAGATTAGGAAAAAAAGAATTTGAAAAAGCACCTTATTTAAAATTGGTTTTACTAACTGGAACTGGCTATAATCATATTGATTTAATTGCAGCCAAAGAACATGGAGTAAAAGTTGCTAATGTAGAAAATTATTCTACTAATTCAGTATCTCAACTTACAATGACACTTTTATTAAATGAATTAACTAAGGCAGAAAAGTTGACACAAGAAGTTAAGAAAAATAAATGGCTTGAAATTTCTAACAGAATGGATAAATACTATCATGTAGATACAGAAGGAAAGATCTTAGGAATTTTAGGACATGGGAATATAGGAAAAAGAGTGGAACAATATGCTAAAAGTTTTGGTATGGAAGTTATGATAGCTAAAATTCCAGGTAGAGAGTATAAAGATGATTTAGAAAATAGATTTTCCTTAGATGAAGTATTAGAAAAATGTGATATATTTTCTATTCACGCTCCTTTAACTGATTTGACAAGAAATTTAATAAATTTAGATAGAATGAAAAAAATGAAGAAGTCGGCAATAATTCTAAATTTAGGTAGAGGTCCTATAATAAATGAAGATGATTTATACTATGCTTTGAAAAATAATATTATTGCCTCAGCAGCAACAGATGTAATGACAACAGAGCCTCCACAAGATAATTGCAAATTATTGGAATTAGAAAATTTTACAGTAACTCCACATTTAGCTTGGAAATCATTAAAAAGTGTAGAAAGACTTTTTGCTGCTATTGAAAATAACTTAAATTTATTTTTAGAAAATAAATTAGTAGGTTTAGAAAGTAAATAA
- the cbiE gene encoding precorrin-6y C5,15-methyltransferase (decarboxylating) subunit CbiE gives MIIIKEWLVNVVQLNKINVVGLGPGNIEYLSTVGIECIKEAEIVVGSTRQLSDLKAIISEKQEIYILRKLTELISYLKENKERKITIIVSGDTGYYSLVPYLSKNLSKDILNIIPNISSYQYLFSKLGENWQNFRLASVHGREFDYIKNINEEDIAGLVLLTDDIQNPYEITKNLYNNGVRNLTIIVGENLSYENEKITILEIEDYEKLNRKFDMNVLVLKKGENYGKK, from the coding sequence GTGATAATTATCAAAGAATGGTTGGTGAATGTGGTGCAATTAAATAAAATAAATGTAGTAGGTTTAGGACCTGGAAATATAGAATATTTGTCTACTGTTGGAATTGAATGTATAAAGGAAGCAGAAATTGTAGTTGGAAGTACAAGACAACTTTCAGATTTAAAAGCTATTATTTCAGAGAAGCAAGAAATATATATTTTAAGGAAATTAACTGAACTTATTAGTTATTTAAAAGAGAATAAAGAAAGAAAAATAACAATTATAGTTTCAGGGGATACAGGTTATTATAGTTTAGTTCCTTATTTATCAAAAAATTTATCTAAGGATATTTTAAATATCATTCCTAATATTTCATCTTATCAGTATTTATTTTCTAAATTAGGTGAGAATTGGCAAAATTTTAGATTGGCAAGTGTACATGGCAGAGAATTTGACTATATTAAAAATATAAATGAGGAAGATATTGCAGGTTTAGTGTTACTTACAGATGATATTCAAAATCCTTATGAAATTACAAAGAATTTATATAATAATGGAGTTAGAAATTTAACTATTATAGTTGGAGAGAATTTATCTTACGAGAATGAAAAAATTACTATATTAGAAATTGAAGATTATGAAAAACTAAATAGAAAATTTGATATGAATGTTTTAGTTTTAAAGAAAGGAGAAAACTATGGGAAAAAATAA
- the cbiD gene encoding cobalt-precorrin-5B (C(1))-methyltransferase CbiD, with protein sequence MEEKELKNGYTTGTCATAAVKVALEALVYGKKATEVDITTLNYTNLKITVQKLRVRNNFASCAIQKYAGDDPDVTNGISICAKVQLVKELPQIDRGAYYDNCVIVGGRGVGLVTKKGLQIAVGKSAINPGPQKMITSVVNEILDGSDEKAIITIYIPEGREKALKTYNPKMGVIGGISVLGTTGIVKAMSEEALKKSMFAELKVMKEDKNRDWVIFAFGNYGERHCQKIGLDTEQLIIISNFVGFMIESAVKLGFKKIIMLGHIAKAIKVAGGIFNTHSRVADGRMETMSACAFLVGEKPEIIRKILSSNTIEEACDYIENKEIYHLIANRVAFKMQEYARADIEVSAAIFSFKGETIGESDNYQRMVGECGAIK encoded by the coding sequence ATGGAAGAAAAAGAATTAAAAAATGGTTATACAACAGGAACTTGTGCAACAGCAGCAGTGAAAGTTGCTTTGGAAGCACTTGTCTATGGTAAAAAAGCTACTGAAGTTGATATAACAACATTGAATTACACAAACTTAAAAATAACTGTTCAGAAGTTAAGAGTTAGAAATAATTTTGCAAGTTGTGCTATACAAAAATATGCAGGTGATGACCCTGATGTTACTAATGGAATAAGTATCTGTGCAAAAGTTCAATTAGTAAAAGAACTTCCACAAATAGATAGAGGAGCATATTATGATAATTGTGTAATTGTTGGTGGTAGAGGAGTTGGACTTGTAACAAAAAAAGGTTTACAAATAGCAGTAGGAAAATCAGCAATAAATCCAGGACCTCAAAAAATGATAACCTCTGTTGTAAATGAAATTTTAGATGGCAGTGATGAAAAAGCTATAATAACAATATATATTCCAGAAGGTAGGGAAAAAGCTTTAAAAACATATAATCCTAAAATGGGGGTTATAGGTGGAATATCAGTTTTGGGTACAACTGGAATAGTTAAGGCTATGAGTGAAGAAGCATTGAAAAAATCAATGTTTGCAGAACTTAAAGTTATGAAAGAAGATAAAAATAGAGATTGGGTTATTTTTGCTTTTGGTAACTATGGAGAAAGACATTGTCAAAAGATAGGCTTAGATACAGAACAGTTAATAATTATTAGTAACTTTGTAGGTTTTATGATAGAGTCAGCCGTAAAATTAGGATTTAAAAAAATTATAATGTTAGGGCATATAGCAAAGGCAATAAAGGTTGCAGGAGGAATTTTTAATACTCATAGTAGAGTTGCAGATGGTAGAATGGAAACTATGTCAGCTTGTGCTTTCCTTGTTGGTGAAAAGCCTGAAATAATTAGAAAAATTTTATCTTCTAATACTATTGAAGAAGCTTGTGATTATATTGAAAATAAAGAAATTTATCATTTAATTGCAAATAGAGTAGCCTTTAAAATGCAAGAATATGCAAGAGCAGATATAGAAGTATCTGCTGCAATATTCTCATTTAAAGGAGAAACTATAGGAGAAAGTGATAATTATCAAAGAATGGTTGGTGAATGTGGTGCAATTAAATAA
- a CDS encoding precorrin-8X methylmutase, with the protein MSYIKVPGDIEKRSFEIIEEELGDKVKKFSESELLIVKRIVHTSADFEYADLIEFQNNAIESGLKALEKGCKIYCDTNMIVNGLSKPALSKYDCSAYCLVSDKEVIEEAKKEGLTRSIVGMRKAGKDPETKIFILGNAPTALYQLKEMIEKGEIEKPALVIGVPVGFVGAAESKEEFKKLDLPYITINGRKGGSTIGVAILHGIIYQSYKREGFHA; encoded by the coding sequence ATGAGTTATATAAAAGTACCGGGAGATATAGAGAAAAGAAGTTTTGAGATTATTGAAGAAGAATTAGGAGATAAGGTGAAAAAATTCTCTGAAAGTGAGTTACTTATAGTTAAAAGAATAGTCCATACTTCAGCAGATTTTGAATATGCTGATTTAATAGAATTTCAAAATAATGCAATAGAAAGTGGATTAAAAGCCTTAGAAAAAGGTTGTAAAATTTATTGTGATACAAATATGATAGTGAATGGACTTAGTAAACCTGCATTATCAAAATATGATTGTTCAGCTTATTGTTTAGTTTCAGATAAAGAAGTAATAGAAGAAGCTAAAAAAGAAGGACTTACTCGTTCAATAGTTGGAATGAGAAAAGCAGGAAAAGACCCTGAAACAAAAATATTTATTTTAGGAAATGCACCTACTGCACTATATCAATTAAAAGAAATGATAGAAAAAGGTGAAATAGAAAAACCGGCTTTAGTTATAGGAGTTCCTGTTGGTTTTGTTGGAGCAGCAGAATCAAAAGAAGAATTTAAAAAATTAGATTTACCTTATATCACAATAAATGGGAGAAAAGGTGGAAGTACAATAGGTGTTGCTATACTTCATGGAATTATCTACCAAAGTTATAAAAGAGAAGGTTTCCATGCATAA
- a CDS encoding cobyrinate a,c-diamide synthase — translation MKAFMLAGVSSGIGKTTISMALMSAFNNVSPFKVGPDYIDPGFHEFITGNKSYNLDIFMMGEQGVKYSFYKHHKDISIIEGVMGLYDGMDNSLDNNSSAHIARFLGVPVILVLDGVGKSTSIAAQVLGYKMLDPRVNIAGVIINKVSSAKTYAIFKEAIENYTGVKCLGFIEKNDKLNISSQHLGLLQANEVEDLREKLSILRNLVLENIDLKEIEKIATEQTRVFNENKDEIEPPLYISYLKDRYAGKIIAIAQDSAFSFYYNDNIEFLEYMGFKIRYFSPIKDNKVPECDVIYLGGGYPENFAEELSSNKEMLNSIKENYEQGKNILAECGGFMYLSNGIEQIDGKVYQMCGLVPCVVNMTNRLDISRFGYISINNKDDIEVARGHEFHYSKLKAVLEDTRKFKAIKKDGRSWECIFNEKNMYAGYPHIHFFESYKFVEEVF, via the coding sequence ATGAAAGCATTTATGCTTGCTGGTGTAAGTAGTGGAATAGGAAAAACAACCATATCTATGGCTTTGATGTCTGCCTTTAACAATGTTTCACCATTTAAGGTTGGACCTGATTATATAGATCCAGGTTTTCATGAATTTATAACAGGTAATAAAAGTTATAATTTAGATATATTTATGATGGGAGAACAAGGAGTTAAATATAGTTTCTATAAGCACCATAAAGATATTTCAATAATTGAAGGAGTTATGGGACTATATGATGGAATGGATAATTCTTTGGATAATAATAGTTCAGCACATATTGCAAGATTTTTAGGGGTTCCAGTAATTTTAGTTTTAGATGGTGTTGGAAAAAGTACAAGTATAGCTGCACAAGTTTTAGGGTATAAAATGTTAGACCCAAGGGTAAATATAGCAGGAGTAATTATTAATAAAGTATCAAGTGCAAAGACTTATGCTATATTTAAAGAAGCTATTGAAAATTATACTGGTGTTAAGTGTTTAGGTTTCATTGAAAAAAATGATAAGCTAAATATTTCAAGCCAACATTTAGGGCTTTTACAAGCAAATGAAGTGGAAGATTTAAGAGAAAAATTAAGTATTTTAAGGAACCTTGTATTAGAAAATATAGATTTAAAAGAGATAGAAAAAATTGCAACTGAGCAAACTCGTGTTTTTAATGAAAATAAAGATGAAATAGAGCCTCCACTATATATATCATATTTAAAAGATAGATATGCTGGAAAGATTATTGCAATAGCACAAGATAGTGCATTTTCATTTTATTATAATGACAATATAGAATTTTTAGAATATATGGGATTTAAAATCAGATATTTTTCACCAATAAAAGATAATAAAGTTCCTGAATGTGATGTTATTTATTTAGGAGGAGGTTACCCAGAAAATTTTGCAGAAGAATTATCTAGTAATAAAGAAATGCTTAACTCAATTAAGGAAAATTATGAACAAGGAAAAAATATTTTAGCTGAGTGTGGAGGCTTTATGTATTTAAGTAATGGCATAGAGCAAATAGATGGGAAAGTATATCAAATGTGTGGTTTAGTTCCTTGTGTAGTAAATATGACTAATAGATTGGATATTTCAAGATTTGGATATATATCAATAAATAATAAAGATGATATTGAAGTTGCAAGAGGGCATGAATTTCATTATTCAAAATTAAAAGCAGTATTAGAGGATACAAGAAAATTTAAAGCTATAAAAAAAGATGGAAGAAGTTGGGAATGTATATTCAATGAAAAGAATATGTATGCAGGTTATCCACATATACATTTTTTTGAAAGTTATAAATTTGTAGAAGAGGTATTTTAA
- a CDS encoding pyridoxal phosphate-dependent aminotransferase — protein MNKDLHGGNIYKFQRERRDNILDYSSNINPLGVPQKFIDIAKESFDKLVNYPDPYYIELREKIAEFNSASIDNIIVGNGATEILFLYMKALKPKKVLLLAPCFAEYERALRSASAKIEYFELKESENFYPNIKNLKKEIENNGYDLLLFCNPNNPTGQFIKLEDIEEIIKIFENKNTKIFVDEAFIEFIENWKEKTVSLLKNKNIFIMRAFTKFFAIPGLRLGYGIGFDEDILKKMWEEKEPWTVNTFANLAGLTMLNDKEYIEKTERWILEEKDFIYKKLSEFKYLKVYKTECNFILIKLSNISSENLRDKMIEKNILIRDASNFKFLDNRFVRLAIKDRNSNLKMLETLAEFIEYRG, from the coding sequence ATGAATAAAGATTTACATGGAGGAAATATTTATAAATTTCAAAGAGAGAGGAGAGATAATATTTTAGATTATAGTTCTAATATTAATCCTTTGGGAGTACCACAGAAATTTATAGATATAGCAAAAGAAAGTTTTGATAAGTTAGTAAATTATCCAGACCCTTACTATATTGAATTAAGAGAAAAAATAGCAGAATTTAATTCAGCAAGTATTGATAATATTATTGTTGGGAATGGAGCAACAGAAATTTTATTTCTTTATATGAAAGCATTAAAACCTAAAAAAGTTTTATTGTTAGCACCTTGTTTTGCAGAATATGAAAGAGCTTTGAGGTCTGCTTCTGCTAAAATAGAGTATTTTGAACTTAAAGAAAGTGAGAATTTTTACCCTAATATTAAAAATTTAAAAAAAGAAATAGAAAATAATGGCTATGATTTATTGTTATTCTGTAATCCTAATAATCCTACTGGACAATTTATTAAATTGGAAGATATAGAAGAAATAATAAAAATTTTTGAAAATAAAAATACAAAAATTTTTGTTGATGAAGCCTTTATAGAATTTATAGAAAATTGGAAAGAAAAAACAGTATCTTTATTAAAAAATAAAAACATCTTTATAATGAGAGCCTTTACAAAATTTTTTGCAATACCAGGGCTTAGATTAGGTTATGGAATAGGTTTTGATGAGGATATTTTAAAAAAGATGTGGGAAGAAAAAGAACCTTGGACAGTAAATACTTTTGCTAATCTTGCAGGTCTTACAATGCTTAATGATAAAGAATATATTGAAAAAACTGAAAGATGGATTTTAGAAGAAAAAGACTTTATATATAAAAAATTAAGTGAATTTAAATATTTAAAAGTATATAAGACAGAATGTAATTTTATTTTAATAAAGTTATCTAATATTAGTTCAGAAAATTTAAGAGATAAGATGATAGAAAAAAATATATTGATAAGAGATGCCTCAAACTTTAAGTTTTTAGATAATAGATTTGTCAGACTCGCAATTAAAGATAGAAATTCAAATTTAAAAATGTTAGAAACATTAGCTGAATTTATTGAATATAGAGGATAA
- the cbiB gene encoding adenosylcobinamide-phosphate synthase CbiB: MFNYFAVKFGLAYIIDLILGDPRWLYHPVIIIGKLISFLEKFLYKAKNKIFSGAILNILTLSTTFIVSLLLARTGYIVEIFFLYTTLATKNLADEGKKVYKILKSGDIERAKKELSYLVSRDTNTLSLDKIIMSVVETIAENTVDGFVSPAFFAFVGTFFSIEIFGKVVSLALPFAMTYKAINTLDSMVGYKNEKYIDFGKVSAKVDDVANYIPARLTGLIFVPLSSLLLGYNFKNSLKIFFRDRNKHSSPNSGQSESAYAGALGIQFGGKISYFGKDYEKQKIGDKLKEFDYEDIKKAVNILYVVSFLATLTFILIKIMEKK, encoded by the coding sequence ATGTTTAATTATTTTGCAGTAAAATTTGGATTAGCATATATTATAGATTTAATATTAGGTGACCCAAGATGGCTATACCACCCAGTAATTATAATAGGAAAATTAATAAGTTTTTTAGAAAAATTTTTATATAAAGCTAAAAATAAAATATTTTCAGGAGCTATTTTAAATATCTTAACTTTGAGTACAACTTTTATTGTTTCTTTGCTTCTAGCAAGAACTGGTTATATAGTAGAAATATTTTTTCTTTATACAACATTGGCAACTAAAAATTTGGCAGATGAAGGAAAAAAAGTTTATAAAATTTTGAAATCAGGAGATATTGAAAGGGCTAAAAAAGAGCTTTCATATCTTGTGAGCAGAGATACAAATACTTTATCACTTGATAAAATTATTATGAGTGTAGTTGAAACAATAGCAGAAAATACAGTAGATGGTTTTGTATCCCCAGCATTTTTTGCTTTTGTTGGAACTTTTTTCTCTATTGAAATATTTGGAAAAGTAGTATCTCTTGCCTTACCTTTTGCTATGACATATAAGGCAATAAATACCTTAGATTCTATGGTAGGTTATAAAAATGAAAAATATATAGATTTTGGAAAAGTTTCTGCAAAAGTTGATGATGTTGCAAACTATATCCCTGCTAGGCTTACGGGCTTGATATTTGTACCTCTTTCAAGCCTATTGTTAGGATATAATTTTAAAAATTCTTTAAAAATATTTTTTAGAGATAGAAATAAACATTCAAGTCCTAACTCTGGACAAAGTGAATCTGCTTATGCAGGTGCATTGGGGATACAGTTTGGAGGGAAGATAAGTTATTTTGGTAAAGATTATGAAAAACAAAAAATTGGAGATAAATTAAAAGAATTTGACTACGAAGATATTAAAAAAGCAGTAAATATTTTATATGTTGTATCATTTTTAGCAACTTTGACCTTTATTTTAATTAAAATTATGGAGAAAAAATGA
- a CDS encoding DUF4299 domain-containing protein gives MSISFYIKNKKKFLGYEAVLNVESALTILDKELNTYNTSNIDINDLLLSPVSNYECLLIGEDKVSARGFELSYDNKDKNYAVRVFTPSSKEDWLLALDYIKALAKKFGSEIINERGEVYTIDNIDKFNYENDILFGINSISLKINDEVDKYIIFGINRVVTFDSGMIEKIYSSANPIDTFSNIVKEIQYLDAYSAHQQFYKNNEDHRIMGAYTLTENLRTILPYKPSVEFENSNIVKNDEISFWNIGFVVINGDENDPNSYQVAGNMNYEDFIKKLPINKYKFIDASYIMVEPLSKEEILELLK, from the coding sequence ATGAGTATAAGTTTTTATATAAAGAACAAAAAGAAATTTTTAGGTTATGAAGCAGTTCTAAATGTTGAAAGTGCATTAACTATATTGGATAAGGAGCTTAACACCTATAATACTAGCAATATTGACATTAATGATTTGTTATTATCTCCTGTTTCTAATTATGAATGCCTTTTAATTGGTGAAGATAAAGTAAGTGCAAGAGGTTTTGAATTATCTTATGATAATAAAGATAAAAATTATGCTGTAAGAGTATTTACACCATCTTCAAAAGAAGATTGGCTTTTGGCTTTGGATTATATAAAAGCATTGGCTAAAAAGTTTGGTTCAGAAATTATAAATGAAAGAGGAGAAGTATATACAATTGATAATATTGATAAATTTAACTATGAAAATGATATACTTTTTGGGATAAATTCAATTTCATTAAAAATAAATGATGAAGTTGATAAGTATATAATTTTTGGAATAAATAGAGTTGTTACTTTTGATAGTGGAATGATAGAAAAGATATATAGTTCAGCTAATCCTATTGATACTTTTTCAAATATAGTAAAAGAAATACAATATTTAGATGCTTATTCAGCACATCAACAATTTTATAAAAATAATGAAGATCACAGAATTATGGGAGCTTATACCCTTACAGAAAATCTTAGAACAATACTTCCATATAAACCTAGTGTTGAATTTGAAAATTCTAATATAGTTAAAAATGATGAAATTTCTTTTTGGAATATTGGTTTTGTTGTTATTAATGGAGATGAAAATGACCCAAATAGTTATCAAGTTGCTGGAAATATGAATTATGAAGATTTTATAAAAAAATTACCAATAAATAAATATAAATTTATAGATGCCTCATATATTATGGTTGAGCCATTAAGTAAAGAAGAAATTTTAGAATTATTAAAATAA
- a CDS encoding cobyric acid synthase, with the protein MKKANLMIVGTSSGAGKSLFVTALCRIFYKDKYKVSPFKSQNMALNSYITKDGKEMGRAQVVQAEASGLEPDVNMNPILLKPSTMNKIQIIVCGKSIGNMSGVEYNQYKKNLIPILKETYSKIEEKNDIVVIEGAGSPAEINIKEEDISNFAMARIADAPVILVADIDRGGVFASIYGTIMLLKEEDRKRIKGIIINKFRGNKEVLKAGFEIIENLTGVKTLGVIPYADIDIEDEDSLTEKYKSFKLNKNSNKIKISVIKLKHISNVTDIDALSIYDDVEIQFVTERSQIGNEDLIIIPGSKNTIDDLKWLKESGIAEEIIKRARTETIIFGICGGFQILGNKVKDPYHIEGDIEELNALGLLDLETIMENKKTLVQYKGNLKVNKGFLKELNKIEIKGYEIHQGITQGNEENLTTDDRIVFVNRNNIIATYLHGIFDNKEFTDYFLNEIRKRKGLEEVNNNISYEEYKMREFDKLEKLVRENIDIDEIYKIIGLK; encoded by the coding sequence ATGAAAAAAGCTAATTTAATGATTGTTGGTACTTCATCAGGAGCTGGGAAAAGTTTATTTGTCACAGCACTGTGTAGAATTTTTTATAAAGATAAATATAAGGTTTCTCCTTTTAAGTCACAAAATATGGCACTTAATTCATATATAACAAAAGATGGGAAAGAGATGGGAAGAGCACAAGTTGTTCAGGCAGAAGCAAGTGGTTTAGAGCCTGATGTAAATATGAACCCAATTCTGTTAAAACCCTCAACTATGAATAAAATTCAAATAATAGTTTGTGGGAAATCTATTGGTAATATGTCTGGTGTTGAATATAATCAATATAAAAAAAATTTAATTCCTATTTTAAAAGAAACTTACTCTAAAATAGAAGAAAAAAATGATATTGTTGTAATTGAGGGAGCAGGAAGTCCAGCAGAAATAAATATAAAAGAGGAAGATATATCAAATTTTGCTATGGCAAGAATTGCAGATGCACCTGTTATTTTAGTTGCAGATATAGATAGAGGTGGAGTTTTTGCTTCAATCTATGGGACAATTATGCTTTTAAAAGAAGAAGATAGAAAAAGAATTAAAGGCATAATTATAAATAAATTTAGAGGTAATAAAGAAGTTTTAAAAGCAGGTTTTGAGATAATAGAAAATCTGACAGGAGTTAAAACTTTGGGAGTTATTCCTTATGCAGATATAGATATTGAAGATGAGGATAGTTTAACTGAAAAATATAAAAGTTTTAAATTAAATAAAAATTCAAATAAAATAAAAATTTCAGTGATAAAATTAAAACATATTTCTAATGTGACAGATATTGATGCCCTATCAATTTATGATGATGTTGAAATACAGTTTGTAACTGAAAGAAGCCAGATAGGAAATGAAGATTTAATAATAATTCCAGGATCTAAAAATACCATAGATGATTTAAAATGGCTTAAAGAAAGTGGGATAGCCGAAGAAATTATAAAAAGAGCTAGAACAGAAACTATTATTTTTGGTATCTGTGGAGGTTTTCAAATTCTTGGAAATAAAGTAAAAGACCCTTATCATATTGAGGGAGATATAGAAGAGTTAAATGCTTTAGGACTTTTAGACTTAGAAACTATTATGGAAAATAAAAAAACTCTTGTTCAGTATAAAGGAAATTTAAAAGTGAATAAAGGTTTTCTTAAAGAATTAAATAAAATTGAAATTAAAGGTTATGAAATTCATCAAGGTATTACACAAGGCAATGAAGAAAATTTAACTACTGATGATAGAATAGTTTTTGTAAATAGAAATAATATTATTGCAACTTATTTACATGGAATTTTTGATAATAAAGAATTTACTGATTACTTTTTAAATGAAATTAGAAAAAGAAAAGGTTTAGAAGAAGTCAATAATAATATTTCTTATGAGGAATATAAAATGAGAGAATTTGATAAGTTAGAGAAATTAGTTAGAGAAAATATTGATATAGATGAAATATATAAAATAATAGGTTTAAAATAA